The following proteins are co-located in the Gemmatimonadales bacterium genome:
- a CDS encoding serine/threonine-protein kinase — MSQKRCPKCRSVYTGDAKFCPKDGSPLGDIVEVHAPSSAGSTQIRQAVKPPATGADPAKTLRNQTLDQRYQVVRKLGEGGMSFVYEAKDISTGEVVAVKIMTPKLAQDKTAAERLRREAGLAMRLDHPNICRIMRLGETGEGLIYLVMPLLKGELLSDKEVREGPIPVDVGVPLMKQVCDALDFAHQQQIVHRDLKPENIFVCPDSDGKLKAVVTDFGLAKERRAEPGMAKLTATGIILGTPEFMSPEQIRGKPLDGRSDIYALGLVAFEMFTGRLPFEGKSAQDMMIARLRGQPMPLRKARADLQFSPEFEKALMKAIEADPGDRYQSAKELGDALEKATGGAAGGLMSKIKGKLF; from the coding sequence GTGAGCCAGAAGCGCTGCCCCAAGTGCCGCTCGGTCTACACCGGCGACGCCAAGTTCTGTCCCAAGGACGGGTCGCCGCTCGGGGATATCGTCGAGGTGCACGCGCCTTCTTCCGCGGGCTCCACGCAGATCCGCCAGGCGGTGAAGCCGCCGGCCACCGGGGCCGACCCCGCCAAGACCCTGCGCAACCAGACGCTCGACCAGCGCTACCAGGTGGTGCGCAAGCTGGGTGAGGGCGGGATGTCGTTCGTCTACGAGGCCAAGGACATCTCGACCGGCGAGGTGGTCGCGGTCAAGATCATGACCCCCAAGCTGGCGCAGGACAAGACCGCGGCCGAGCGGCTGCGGCGCGAGGCGGGCCTCGCCATGCGGCTCGATCATCCCAACATCTGCCGCATCATGCGTTTGGGTGAGACCGGTGAAGGGCTCATCTACCTGGTGATGCCGCTCCTCAAGGGCGAGCTGCTCTCCGACAAGGAAGTGCGCGAGGGGCCGATCCCGGTGGACGTGGGTGTGCCGCTCATGAAGCAGGTGTGCGACGCGCTCGACTTCGCGCACCAGCAGCAGATCGTGCACCGCGACCTCAAACCCGAGAACATCTTCGTCTGCCCCGATAGCGACGGGAAGCTCAAGGCGGTGGTGACCGACTTCGGCCTCGCCAAGGAGCGTCGCGCCGAGCCGGGCATGGCGAAGCTCACCGCGACGGGCATCATCCTCGGCACGCCGGAGTTCATGAGCCCCGAGCAGATCCGCGGCAAGCCCCTCGACGGGCGGTCCGACATCTATGCGCTGGGCCTCGTGGCGTTCGAGATGTTCACGGGCCGGCTGCCGTTCGAGGGGAAGAGCGCGCAGGACATGATGATCGCGCGGCTGCGCGGCCAGCCGATGCCGTTGCGCAAGGCGCGCGCCGACCTTCAGTTCAGCCCCGAGTTCGAGAAGGCCCTCATGAAAGCCATCGAGGCCGACCCCGGCGACCGGTACCAGAGCGCGAAGGAGCTCGGCGATGCGCTCGAGAAGGCGACCGGCGGCGCGGCGGGCGGACTCATGAGCAAGATTAAAGGGAAACTGTTCTGA
- a CDS encoding diguanylate cyclase has translation MTAVPSSVAGAKVLVADDDLALVKTLTWILKEHGYQVAAVPGGENLLERMADELPDLLLLDIMMPKVDGLQLLERIRAEPRWRDLPVLMISSMPPEDGTVKSFEIGASDFVAKPFRMKELLARVEAHLKRGRELRTANAEITAVKADLKQSASIVDILHEVTDSLKPDEIYHILLRRVARALGISKCSIVLAKPGDQYGTVVAAFENPMLRNLRVELSRYPEILKALETGHSVIVTDVASDPLFEEARGIWSRDGMEVVTRSVVALPFRMREEQTGVLYLRSMLDEPVLTDENAEFADSVITAAVAALEKAHDFANVVEDRERLEQLAATDALTSCLNRRALIGALERELDRARRYSLVLTILMVDLDHFKWVNDTMGHLVGDTVLRQLGELLRREVRSVDAVARYGGEEFVIVLPETAGHGAMIFAERMRQRIQEHPFGEGWQPLRVTVSIGVASFPDQKTTSPESFLAVADSALYRAKADGRNLVRM, from the coding sequence GTGACCGCGGTCCCGAGCTCGGTGGCCGGCGCGAAGGTGCTCGTCGCGGACGACGACCTCGCGCTGGTCAAAACGCTCACCTGGATACTCAAGGAGCACGGCTACCAGGTGGCCGCGGTGCCGGGCGGCGAGAACCTGCTCGAGCGCATGGCGGACGAGCTGCCGGACCTGCTGCTGCTCGACATCATGATGCCCAAGGTGGACGGCCTCCAGCTGCTCGAGCGGATCCGCGCCGAGCCCAGGTGGCGCGACCTACCGGTGCTGATGATCTCGTCGATGCCGCCGGAGGACGGGACGGTGAAGTCGTTCGAGATAGGCGCGTCGGACTTCGTGGCGAAGCCGTTCCGGATGAAGGAGTTGCTGGCCCGCGTGGAGGCGCACCTCAAGCGCGGGCGCGAGCTCCGGACGGCCAATGCGGAGATCACCGCGGTCAAGGCGGATCTCAAGCAGAGCGCGTCGATCGTGGACATCCTCCACGAGGTCACCGACTCGCTCAAGCCGGACGAGATCTACCACATCCTCTTGCGCCGGGTGGCGCGCGCGCTGGGGATCTCCAAGTGCTCGATCGTCCTGGCAAAGCCCGGCGACCAGTACGGCACGGTGGTCGCGGCGTTCGAGAACCCCATGTTGCGGAACCTTCGCGTCGAGCTGTCGCGCTACCCCGAGATCCTCAAGGCGCTCGAGACGGGGCACTCGGTGATCGTGACCGACGTGGCGAGCGACCCGTTGTTCGAGGAGGCGCGCGGCATCTGGTCGCGCGACGGGATGGAGGTCGTGACCCGGTCGGTCGTGGCGCTTCCGTTCCGGATGCGCGAGGAACAGACGGGCGTGCTCTACCTGCGCTCGATGCTGGACGAGCCGGTGCTCACCGACGAGAACGCCGAGTTCGCGGACTCGGTGATCACGGCGGCGGTCGCGGCGCTGGAGAAAGCGCACGACTTCGCCAACGTCGTGGAGGATCGGGAGCGCCTCGAGCAGCTGGCGGCGACCGACGCCCTCACCAGCTGCCTCAACCGCCGGGCGCTGATCGGCGCGCTGGAGCGGGAGCTGGACCGCGCGCGCCGCTACAGCCTCGTGCTGACTATCCTCATGGTGGACCTGGACCACTTCAAGTGGGTCAACGACACCATGGGCCACCTCGTAGGAGATACGGTGTTGCGGCAGCTCGGCGAGCTCCTCAGGCGCGAGGTGCGGTCGGTGGACGCGGTGGCGCGCTACGGCGGCGAGGAGTTCGTGATCGTGCTGCCGGAGACCGCCGGGCACGGCGCCATGATCTTCGCCGAGCGCATGCGCCAGCGCATCCAGGAGCATCCGTTCGGAGAGGGGTGGCAGCCGCTCAGGGTCACGGTGTCCATCGGCGTGGCGTCGTTCCCGGACCAGAAAACCACGTCGCCCGAATCCTTCCTGGCCGTAGCCGACTCGGCGCTCTACCGCGCCAAGGCCGACGGCCGCAACCTGGTGCGCATGTGA
- a CDS encoding threonine/serine dehydratase translates to MIVSAPPELVSLDAIRAAAVGLVGVAVRTPLLPVDDLSERLGVAVFVKPESLQRVGAFKLRGAYTLVNQLAGEGATGVITYSSGNHGQAVAYAARRFGLRAVIVMPETVTAAKRSGVERLGGEVVLAGRTSMDRYERAMEIAARDRLAVVPPFDHPAIIAGQGTVGLEIMEDCPDAATVVVPVGGGGLSAGVAAAVKALSPGTTVVTVEPEGAPKLAKSKAAGTRVTLERTDSIADGLITLSVGELNWAHLSRFVDRADTVADGAMREAVRFALDRLKLVVEPSGAATLAWLLSRPKGAVKGPVVAVLSGGNVEWEGLRALLEAPSR, encoded by the coding sequence GTGATTGTTTCCGCCCCACCCGAGCTCGTTTCCCTCGACGCCATTCGAGCGGCCGCCGTCGGCCTCGTCGGCGTCGCGGTGCGCACGCCGCTGCTGCCCGTAGACGACCTGTCGGAGCGGCTTGGGGTGGCCGTGTTCGTGAAGCCGGAAAGCCTGCAGCGCGTGGGGGCGTTCAAGCTTCGGGGGGCGTACACGCTGGTAAACCAGTTGGCCGGCGAAGGCGCGACGGGCGTCATCACCTACTCCTCAGGGAACCACGGCCAGGCGGTCGCCTACGCCGCGCGCCGGTTCGGGCTGCGCGCGGTCATCGTGATGCCCGAGACGGTGACGGCGGCCAAGCGTTCGGGAGTCGAGCGGCTGGGCGGCGAGGTCGTCCTCGCGGGCCGCACGTCGATGGACCGGTACGAGCGCGCGATGGAGATAGCGGCGCGCGATCGCCTGGCGGTGGTGCCGCCGTTCGACCATCCGGCGATCATCGCGGGGCAGGGGACGGTCGGCCTCGAGATCATGGAAGACTGCCCCGACGCCGCGACGGTCGTCGTTCCGGTGGGTGGCGGTGGTCTCTCGGCGGGGGTGGCGGCGGCGGTGAAGGCGCTCTCTCCCGGCACGACGGTCGTGACCGTGGAGCCCGAGGGTGCCCCGAAACTCGCGAAGTCGAAGGCGGCCGGGACGCGGGTGACCCTGGAGCGTACCGACAGCATCGCCGACGGACTGATCACGCTCTCGGTGGGCGAGCTCAACTGGGCGCACCTGTCGCGCTTCGTGGACCGCGCGGATACGGTCGCGGACGGCGCGATGCGCGAGGCGGTGCGGTTCGCCCTAGACCGGCTCAAGCTGGTGGTGGAGCCGTCCGGCGCCGCGACGCTCGCCTGGCTCCTCTCCCGGCCCAAGGGCGCGGTGAAGGGCCCGGTCGTCGCGGTGCTCTCGGGGGGCAACGTCGAGTGGGAGGGACTGCGGGCCTTGCTGGAGGCCCCGTCGCGGTGA